In Cervus elaphus chromosome 5, mCerEla1.1, whole genome shotgun sequence, the following proteins share a genomic window:
- the RDM1 gene encoding RAD52 motif-containing protein 1 isoform X2: protein MAELVPFAVPTGSDKTLLVWELSSGPTAEALQHSLFTVFSQFGLLYSVRVFPNAAVAGPGFYAIIKFYSARDAHRAQKACNQKQLFQKSPVKIRLGTQHKAVQHNALALNSSRCQELANYYFGFNGWSKRIIKNILKYNL from the exons ATGGCGGAGTTGGTACCTTTTGCGGTTCCCACAGGGAGTGACAAAACCTTGCTTGTGTGGGAACTGAGCTCTGGACCCACGGCCGAGGCCTTGCAA CATTCTCTGTTCACAGTCTTCTCCCAGTTCGGCCTTCTGTATTCGGTCCGAGTCTTCCCAAACGCAGCAGTGGCCGGTCCTGGATTCTATGCCATCATCAAGTTTTATTCAGCGAGGGATGCTCACAGAGCCCAAAAGGCATGCAACCAGAAGCAGCTTTTCCAGAAATCTCCAGTGAAG ATTCGTCTTGGCACCCAACATAAGGCGGTTCAACACAATGCCCTTGCCCTAAACAGCTCCAGATGTCAGGAATTGGCAAATTACTACTTTGGTTTCAATGGATGGTCAAAAAGGATCATCAAG aatATTTTGAAGTATAACCTTTAA